One Streptomyces lincolnensis genomic region harbors:
- a CDS encoding YifB family Mg chelatase-like AAA ATPase, protein MGFARTCSVALVGVEGVVVEVQADLEPGVAAFTLVGLPDKSLTESRDRVRAAVVNSGAEWPQKKLTVGLSPASVPKAGSGFDLAVACAVLGAAERIDPRVLADIVMIGELGLDGRVRPVRGILPAVLAAADSGYEQVVVPECAAAEASLVPGVSVLGVRSLRQLIAVLADEPVPEEEPEDASRPAPLLAGLRVPGTGAATGMHSMGAAQLDHGHDLSDVVGQISARTAVEVSAAGGHHLFLEGPPGAGKTMLAERLPAILPRLSRQESLEVTAVHSVAGLLPPGKPLIDVAPYCAPHHSATMQALVGGGQGIARPGAVSLSHRGVLFLDETPEFNSQALDALRQPLEAGHVVIARSAGVVRFPARFLMVLAANPCPCGRFSVANDLCECPPSAIRRYQARLSGPLLDRVDLRVEVDRVTRAELTGRAARGESTATVADRVREARARAAARLEGTPWRSNSEVPGRELRSRWHSVSGAMDEAERNLERGVLTARGIDRVLRVAWTVADLVGHDRPDATDVALALQLRTGVPRGVPMAIGALT, encoded by the coding sequence ATGGGGTTCGCACGTACCTGCTCCGTCGCGCTCGTCGGCGTCGAGGGCGTGGTGGTCGAGGTCCAGGCCGACCTCGAACCGGGGGTCGCGGCGTTCACGCTGGTCGGGCTGCCGGACAAGAGCCTGACGGAGAGCCGGGACCGGGTTCGGGCGGCGGTGGTGAACTCCGGGGCGGAGTGGCCGCAGAAGAAGCTGACCGTGGGACTCAGCCCGGCGTCCGTGCCCAAGGCGGGCTCCGGATTCGATCTCGCCGTCGCGTGTGCGGTGCTCGGCGCCGCCGAGCGGATCGATCCCCGGGTGCTCGCCGACATCGTGATGATCGGGGAGCTGGGCCTGGACGGACGGGTGCGGCCGGTCCGGGGCATCCTGCCGGCCGTGCTCGCCGCGGCGGACTCCGGATACGAACAGGTGGTTGTCCCCGAGTGCGCCGCCGCCGAGGCCTCGTTGGTGCCGGGTGTGTCCGTGCTGGGGGTCCGCAGCCTGCGCCAGCTCATCGCTGTCCTCGCGGACGAACCCGTGCCCGAGGAGGAGCCGGAGGACGCGAGCCGTCCCGCCCCGCTCCTCGCCGGCCTGCGCGTGCCGGGGACGGGCGCGGCCACCGGGATGCACAGCATGGGAGCCGCCCAGCTCGACCACGGCCACGACCTCTCCGACGTCGTCGGCCAGATCTCCGCTCGTACGGCGGTGGAGGTCTCCGCGGCGGGCGGGCACCACCTGTTCCTGGAAGGGCCCCCGGGCGCCGGGAAGACGATGCTGGCGGAGCGCCTGCCCGCCATCCTGCCCAGGCTCAGCCGGCAGGAGTCGCTGGAGGTCACCGCGGTGCACTCGGTGGCGGGCCTGCTGCCTCCGGGCAAGCCGCTGATCGACGTCGCCCCGTACTGCGCGCCGCACCACTCGGCGACGATGCAGGCGCTGGTCGGCGGCGGCCAGGGCATCGCACGGCCCGGTGCGGTCTCGCTCTCCCATCGGGGGGTTCTCTTCCTGGACGAGACCCCCGAGTTCAACAGCCAGGCCCTGGACGCCCTGCGACAACCCCTGGAGGCGGGGCACGTGGTGATCGCGCGCAGTGCGGGCGTCGTGCGCTTCCCGGCGAGGTTCCTGATGGTGCTCGCGGCCAATCCCTGCCCGTGCGGCCGCTTCTCCGTCGCCAACGACCTGTGCGAGTGCCCGCCCTCGGCGATCCGGCGCTACCAGGCCAGGCTGTCCGGCCCGCTCCTCGACCGGGTCGACCTCCGGGTCGAGGTGGACCGCGTCACACGCGCCGAACTGACGGGACGCGCGGCTCGCGGGGAGTCCACGGCGACGGTGGCCGACCGGGTGCGGGAGGCCAGGGCACGGGCGGCGGCCCGGCTGGAGGGGACTCCGTGGCGCAGCAACAGCGAGGTGCCCGGCCGTGAGCTGCGCAGTCGGTGGCACTCCGTGTCCGGGGCCATGGACGAGGCGGAGCGGAACCTGGAGCGGGGCGTGCTGACCGCCCGGGGGATCGACCGGGTCCTGCGGGTGGCCTGGACCGTCGCCGACCTCGTCGGCCACGACCGCCCGGACGCGACGGACGTGGCCCTCGCCCTGCAACTGCGCACGGGGGTGCCGCGCGGTGTCCCCATGGCCATCGGGGCGCTGACATGA
- the dprA gene encoding DNA-processing protein DprA, with amino-acid sequence MSVDDAPDTEALGRVFLARVIEPGDEVAGRWVREFGVGEVVRRLRAGEDALPGVSGQRWAGLVARAGRAEPERDLAEARDAGVRFVAPGDGEWPGQLDDLGDARPLGLWVRGRASLRMWALRSVAVVGARACTEYGAHMAATLAAGLAERGWVVVSGGAYGVDGAAHRGALGAGGATVAVLACGVDRPYPRGHTQLITRIAEQGLVVGELPPGDHPTPSRFVLRNRVIAALTRGTVVVEAAHRSGSLVTARAAQRLGRHTIGVPGPATSGLSAGVHELLRQDAVLVTDAADVVELVGDMGELAPDRRGPVLPRDLLDAPARRVLAALPGPRAATVEEIARGALTTPDDAIARLYELRSLGYVERHGDGWKLTRQAMISVRGGRREC; translated from the coding sequence ATGAGCGTCGACGACGCTCCGGACACCGAAGCGCTCGGGCGGGTCTTCCTCGCTCGGGTGATCGAGCCCGGTGACGAGGTCGCCGGGCGCTGGGTGCGCGAGTTCGGGGTGGGGGAGGTGGTGCGGAGGCTCCGGGCGGGCGAGGACGCTCTGCCAGGGGTGAGCGGACAGCGGTGGGCCGGACTGGTGGCCCGGGCCGGGCGGGCCGAGCCGGAGCGGGATCTCGCCGAGGCGCGGGACGCCGGGGTGCGGTTCGTGGCGCCCGGGGACGGCGAGTGGCCGGGGCAGCTCGACGATCTGGGGGACGCGCGTCCCCTGGGGCTGTGGGTGCGGGGCCGGGCCAGTCTGCGGATGTGGGCGCTGCGGTCGGTGGCCGTCGTGGGCGCCCGCGCCTGCACCGAGTACGGCGCCCACATGGCGGCCACCCTCGCCGCCGGCCTCGCCGAGCGCGGCTGGGTCGTGGTGTCCGGCGGTGCCTACGGGGTCGACGGCGCGGCCCATCGCGGTGCCCTCGGGGCCGGCGGCGCCACCGTCGCCGTCCTCGCCTGCGGTGTCGACCGGCCCTACCCGCGCGGACACACGCAGTTGATCACCAGGATCGCGGAACAGGGGCTGGTGGTGGGGGAGTTGCCGCCCGGCGACCATCCGACGCCCAGCAGATTCGTGCTGCGCAACCGAGTGATCGCGGCGCTCACCCGGGGCACCGTGGTCGTCGAGGCGGCCCACAGGAGCGGTTCGCTCGTCACGGCACGGGCGGCACAGCGGTTGGGCCGTCACACGATAGGGGTGCCCGGGCCGGCCACCAGTGGACTGTCGGCAGGTGTGCACGAACTCCTGCGGCAGGACGCGGTGCTGGTCACCGACGCCGCCGACGTCGTCGAACTGGTCGGCGACATGGGGGAACTGGCCCCGGACCGCCGTGGGCCCGTGCTCCCCCGCGACCTGCTGGACGCACCCGCCCGACGGGTCCTGGCCGCGCTGCCCGGCCCTCGGGCGGCGACCGTGGAGGAGATCGCGCGCGGTGCGCTCACCACCCCGGACGACGCGATCGCGAGGCTGTACGAACTCCGATCGCTTGGTTACGTCGAACGACACGGCGACGGCTGGAAGTTGACACGCCAGGCGATGATCTCCGTACGGGGAGGTCGACGTGAGTGTTGA
- the whiG gene encoding RNA polymerase sigma factor WhiG yields MPQHTSGSDRAAIPPAAREGGSVRPPAPSTLDELWRSYKSTGDERLREQLILHYSPLVKYVAGRVSVGLPPNVEQADFVSSGVFGLIDAIEKFDIDREIKFETYAITRIRGAMIDELRALDWIPRSVRQKARNVERAYATLEAKLRRTPSEGEVAAEMGIAVDDLHAVFSQLSLANVVALEELLHAGGEGGDRLSLMDTLEDTAADNPVEVAEDRELRRFLARAINTLPEREKTVVTLYYYEGLTLAEIGNVLGVTESRVSQIHTKSVLQLRAKLASFGR; encoded by the coding sequence ATGCCCCAGCACACCTCCGGGTCCGACCGGGCGGCGATCCCTCCAGCTGCCCGCGAGGGTGGCAGCGTGCGGCCGCCCGCTCCTTCGACGCTCGACGAGCTGTGGCGGTCGTACAAGTCGACGGGGGACGAGCGGCTGCGCGAGCAGCTGATCCTGCACTACTCACCGCTCGTGAAGTACGTGGCGGGACGCGTCAGCGTCGGGCTGCCGCCCAATGTGGAACAGGCCGACTTCGTCTCGTCGGGGGTGTTCGGGCTGATCGACGCGATCGAGAAGTTCGACATCGACCGGGAGATCAAGTTCGAGACCTACGCGATCACCCGGATCCGGGGCGCGATGATCGACGAGCTGCGGGCGCTGGACTGGATCCCGCGGTCGGTACGGCAGAAGGCCCGCAACGTCGAGCGGGCGTACGCGACGCTGGAGGCGAAGCTCAGGCGGACCCCGAGCGAGGGTGAGGTGGCCGCCGAGATGGGCATCGCGGTGGACGACCTGCACGCCGTCTTCAGCCAGTTGTCGCTGGCCAACGTGGTGGCCCTGGAGGAACTGCTGCACGCCGGCGGTGAGGGCGGCGACCGGCTGAGCCTCATGGACACGCTGGAGGACACCGCCGCCGACAACCCCGTCGAGGTGGCCGAGGACCGGGAGCTCAGGCGGTTCCTGGCACGGGCGATCAACACGCTTCCCGAGCGGGAGAAGACCGTCGTGACGCTGTACTACTACGAGGGACTCACGCTCGCCGAGATCGGGAACGTGCTGGGTGTCACCGAGAGTCGGGTCAGTCAGATCCACACCAAATCCGTGCTCCAGTTGCGGGCGAAACTGGCGAGCTTTGGTCGGTGA
- a CDS encoding TetR/AcrR family transcriptional regulator encodes MAEHRSMQRAALLDAARSLLSEGGTEALTFPALAERTGLARSSVYEYFRSRAAVVEELCEVDFPVWVAEVEAAMAAAQGPEAKVEAYVRQQLTLVGDRRHRAVVAISASELDAGAREKIRAAHGGLVAMIVEALGDMGHGQPRMAAMLLQGVVDAAVRRIELGAAEEPSVIVEAAVSMVLRGVRG; translated from the coding sequence GTGGCCGAGCACCGGTCGATGCAGCGAGCCGCCCTGCTGGACGCGGCTCGTTCCCTGCTGTCCGAGGGCGGGACGGAGGCGCTGACCTTCCCCGCCCTCGCCGAGCGGACGGGTCTCGCGCGCTCGTCCGTGTACGAGTACTTCCGATCGCGGGCCGCCGTGGTCGAGGAACTGTGCGAGGTCGACTTCCCGGTCTGGGTGGCGGAGGTCGAGGCGGCGATGGCCGCGGCCCAGGGGCCGGAGGCCAAGGTCGAGGCGTATGTGCGCCAGCAGCTGACGCTGGTCGGGGACCGGCGGCACCGGGCCGTGGTGGCGATCTCCGCGAGTGAGCTGGACGCGGGCGCCAGGGAGAAGATCCGGGCGGCGCACGGCGGGCTCGTCGCGATGATCGTCGAGGCGCTCGGGGACATGGGGCACGGGCAGCCCCGGATGGCGGCGATGCTGCTGCAAGGGGTCGTGGACGCGGCTGTGCGGCGGATCGAGCTGGGGGCCGCGGAGGAGCCGTCCGTGATCGTCGAGGCCGCGGTTTCCATGGTGCTGCGAGGGGTTCGGGGCTGA
- a CDS encoding M23 family metallopeptidase, with the protein MRSMRGVRAKRCGPGLGLGLLFLLFLLTVLISAPRPGAEPLFLGPTATDTSVPAVGRAWPVGTRPPVLRGWEPPATTYARGHRGVDLAAPAGAPVRAVAPGRVSFAGRVAGKGVVSVALTGTDLRTTYEPVGASVKKGDEVTAGQVIGTVEPTGSHCTATCVHWGLLRGDAYLDPLSLLPPWLLHRGPSRLLPVLGVPLP; encoded by the coding sequence ATGCGATCGATGCGAGGAGTACGAGCGAAACGGTGCGGTCCGGGGCTGGGCCTGGGCCTGCTGTTCCTGCTGTTCCTGCTGACGGTGCTGATCAGTGCGCCCCGGCCGGGCGCCGAGCCCCTGTTCCTCGGCCCGACGGCCACGGACACCTCCGTGCCGGCAGTCGGCCGCGCCTGGCCCGTCGGTACCCGCCCACCGGTCCTGCGGGGCTGGGAACCCCCGGCGACGACCTACGCCCGGGGCCACCGGGGCGTCGACCTGGCAGCCCCCGCCGGCGCTCCGGTACGGGCGGTGGCCCCGGGCCGGGTGTCCTTCGCGGGCCGGGTGGCGGGCAAGGGGGTCGTCTCGGTGGCCCTGACGGGCACGGACCTGCGCACGACGTACGAACCGGTGGGGGCGTCGGTGAAGAAGGGCGACGAGGTGACCGCGGGCCAGGTGATCGGAACGGTCGAGCCGACGGGCTCACACTGCACGGCCACCTGCGTGCACTGGGGCCTGCTGAGAGGCGACGCCTATCTGGACCCGCTGTCCCTGCTGCCGCCCTGGCTGCTGCACCGGGGCCCATCGAGGCTGCTGCCGGTGCTGGGGGTTCCTCTGCCGTAG
- the rpsB gene encoding 30S ribosomal protein S2, translating into MAVVTMRELLESGVHFGHQTRRWNPKMKRFIFTERNGIYIIDLLQSLSYIDRAYEFVKETVAHGGTVMFVGTKKQAQEAIAEQATRVGMPFVNQRWLGGMLTNFSTVYKRLQRLKELEQIDFEDVAASGLTKKELLVLSREKAKLEKTLGGIREMSKVPSAVWIVDTKKEHIAVGEARKLNIPVVAILDTNCDPDEVDYKIPGNDDAIRSVTLLTRVIADAVAEGLISRSGVATEGKGDKAAGEPLAAWERDLLEGEKKADEAEAPAAAEAPAAEAAAEAPAEAAAEAPAEAPAEVAAEAPAAEAPAAEAPAADAEQA; encoded by the coding sequence ATGGCCGTCGTCACGATGCGGGAGCTGCTGGAAAGCGGCGTCCACTTCGGTCACCAGACCCGTCGTTGGAACCCGAAGATGAAGCGCTTCATCTTCACGGAGCGCAACGGCATCTACATCATCGACCTGCTCCAGTCGCTGTCGTACATCGACCGCGCCTACGAGTTCGTCAAGGAGACCGTCGCCCACGGCGGCACGGTCATGTTCGTCGGCACGAAGAAGCAGGCGCAGGAGGCGATCGCCGAGCAGGCGACCCGCGTCGGCATGCCCTTCGTCAACCAGCGCTGGCTGGGCGGCATGCTCACCAACTTCTCGACCGTCTACAAGCGTCTGCAGCGCCTCAAGGAGCTTGAGCAGATCGACTTCGAGGACGTCGCCGCGTCGGGTCTCACCAAGAAGGAGCTTCTCGTGCTCTCGCGCGAGAAGGCCAAGCTGGAGAAGACCCTCGGTGGTATCCGCGAGATGTCCAAGGTTCCCAGCGCCGTCTGGATCGTGGACACCAAGAAGGAGCACATCGCGGTCGGTGAGGCCCGGAAGCTCAACATCCCGGTCGTCGCCATCCTCGACACCAACTGCGACCCCGACGAGGTCGACTACAAGATCCCGGGCAACGACGACGCGATCCGCTCCGTCACGCTGCTCACCCGTGTGATCGCGGACGCGGTCGCCGAGGGCCTCATCTCCCGCTCCGGTGTCGCCACCGAGGGCAAGGGCGACAAGGCCGCGGGCGAGCCGCTGGCCGCGTGGGAGCGCGACCTGCTCGAGGGCGAGAAGAAGGCCGACGAGGCCGAGGCCCCCGCCGCTGCCGAGGCGCCTGCCGCTGAGGCCGCCGCCGAGGCTCCTGCCGAGGCCGCTGCTGAGGCCCCCGCCGAGGCTCCTGCCGAGGTTGCTGCCGAGGCCCCCGCCGCCGAGGCTCCGGCCGCTGAGGCCCCCGCCGCGGACGCCGAGCAGGCCTGA
- the tsf gene encoding translation elongation factor Ts → MANYTAADVKKLRELTGAGMMDCKKALDEAEGNVDKAVEALRIKGQKGVAKREGRSAENGAVVSVIADDNTSGVIVELKCETDFVAKGDKFQAAAAQIAQHVAATSPADLDALLASEIEAGKTVQAFVDEANANLGEKIVLDRFAQFADGFVYAYMHRTMPDLPPQIGVLVELDKADADLAKGVAQHIAAFAPKYLAKEDVPAEVVESERRIAEETTRAEGKPEAAIAKIVEGRVNGFFKDATLLGQPYALDPKKSVQKVLDEAGVTLKRFSRIKVGI, encoded by the coding sequence ATGGCGAACTACACCGCCGCCGACGTCAAGAAGCTCCGGGAGCTCACCGGCGCCGGCATGATGGACTGCAAGAAGGCGCTGGACGAGGCCGAGGGCAACGTCGACAAGGCCGTCGAGGCGCTCCGTATCAAGGGCCAGAAGGGCGTCGCCAAGCGCGAGGGCCGCTCCGCCGAGAACGGCGCCGTGGTCTCCGTCATCGCCGACGACAACACCTCCGGTGTCATCGTCGAGCTGAAGTGCGAGACGGACTTCGTCGCCAAGGGTGACAAGTTCCAGGCCGCTGCCGCCCAGATCGCGCAGCACGTCGCCGCGACCTCCCCGGCCGACCTCGACGCCCTGCTCGCCTCCGAGATCGAGGCCGGCAAGACCGTCCAGGCGTTCGTGGACGAGGCCAACGCCAACCTCGGCGAGAAGATCGTCCTGGACCGCTTCGCGCAGTTCGCCGACGGCTTCGTGTACGCCTACATGCACCGCACCATGCCCGACCTGCCCCCGCAGATCGGTGTCCTGGTCGAGCTGGACAAGGCCGACGCCGACCTCGCCAAGGGTGTCGCCCAGCACATCGCCGCCTTCGCGCCGAAGTACCTCGCCAAGGAGGACGTGCCGGCCGAGGTCGTCGAGTCCGAGCGTCGTATCGCCGAGGAGACCACCCGCGCCGAGGGCAAGCCCGAGGCCGCGATCGCCAAGATCGTCGAGGGTCGCGTCAACGGCTTCTTCAAGGACGCCACGCTGCTCGGCCAGCCGTACGCGCTCGACCCCAAGAAGTCGGTCCAGAAGGTTCTGGACGAGGCGGGTGTCACCCTGAAGCGCTTCTCGCGCATCAAGGTCGGCATCTGA